In Hirschia baltica ATCC 49814, the genomic stretch TCTGCACGCATGGCGACAGACCATAAAATGCCTTCGGAAGTATCAGCTTCCGGTTTGGATTCTGCGGATGCGATGATGTGTTTGGCCTGACGCAATCCAAGATAAATGACACGATCATTGAAATATGTGTCTGGTTTATAGGTTAGCGAATCCAGCATGATAGCGGCGCGTTTAATCTCTTTGGGCGCTTTTTCTAATTTTGATGGTGGTATTGGCGATATTTGCCCATTGTCCATGATTTCAGCGTTGGCTGTGGGTGCTACATCATAATCTTGCCATTCCCGCAAAACGACAGACCGCACTTCCATAGCTGCCCTTGCCATCGGTTGCAGGAATAATTTTTGAGGGAGGGTGAATGCAACTTCGCGTGAATCGCTTTTTTGTCCCGCCGCATCACTCACTCTTAGAAAAGCAATGATAGGTATGCCGGCCCATTTATGGCGCGTCAGATTGAGGGCAGCTTTATTCTTGGCTTTTTGAGGCTCGATGCCCGGAAGATCCAGTTTTATCGTATCGGTGAAGTTTTCCTCGCCGGCTTTGGGCTTAGCTGGACGAATGATAAGAGACACATCCGTTATCCCATAATCATCTTGGGCGCTCCAACCAAAGGCAGTGCGGTCATTGTCATCAATTTTCGGGTAGCCATCAAATGTAATTGTTGGGAATTGATCTGCATTTGTACTGATATCGTAGGCTGCGCGTTTTCCCCACCAGTGTATTTCAGCGGTGACTTCTTTTTGAAGGTCTAGTTTGAGTTTGGTTTCATATGTGCCATCTGCGCCGCGTTTTAGCGGGAGAGATTTGGTTTTTTTGCCATAATGCAGTTTGAGTTTTGGCTTACCATGCGTTTCAACGCGTATCGTAAATTCTGAGCCTGCCGGTGCACTAAAAGTTTGGTTTGCCGATACATCAAAAGGGGCGTGGCCCGTATAAGCAGGGGGCGTGACCCAAGCTTGCGCGATCAGGTTATCAGCGCCAACCAATGTTCCAAAATCTGCCTTGAATGTATTTTGTAGGCGAGGAATAGTTAAATTCCCAGCGAAGACGATGGATGCAATGAGGGCAATCGGCGTGATGAAACGAAGGAAAAGTGGATCAATGGCTTGCGCCTTTTTCCATAGAGATGGCTGAGGAAGGTTTCTCGCTTCCGCTAGAACTTTTTCTCTATGTTCTGCCCACATAGCTGCAGCTTGAGCATGAGGGCGTACGGGATTATCAATCAAAGTTGATGCGGGGCGGGTCTCAGATAAGGCATCAACTTCAGCAAAAGCATCTTGCTGTGTTGGTTTGGAAAAGTTTTTGATCCCGCGAATGGCAAGACCAATGCAGATTAGAATAGTGGTTAGTGTCGCTGCAGCGCGGAGTTTGGGGCTAACAGCTTCTAGCGCGCCCGTGAATGACAATATCAACCAAAGGCCAAGAATGAATGCCAAACCACCAAATGCCGACACATAAGCAAGCCAGTTTAGCCGCTTATGTGTGGATTTTATCATTTGGCTTATACGTTCTGCGCCATTCATTATTATTGATCAGGCCTTAGTTTGTGTCGCGTTGGAATTACTCTAACCAGTCAGGCTGTTTTTCCAAAGCGATGATGTCATCATAACTTGGCCTTGGGCGGATTACGCTAAATGAATCGCCATTGACCAATACTTCTGCTGCGAGAGGTCTGGCATTATATTGTGATGAAAGAACGGCACCATAAGCCCCAGCTGACATAAAGGCGATTTTATCATCTTGCTTTAACGGATGCATTGGGCGTGCTTTTTGGAAACGATCGGTTGTTTCGCACACTGGTCCAACCAAATCTACGGGAGCAATAGGCGCATCGCTTGCCGGTTCGATAAGGGGCTGCACCTCGTGGATTGAATCATAAAGTGCGGGGCGGGCAAGGTCGTTCATGCCTGCATCGAGGATTACAAAAGTGCGACCATCGCGTTCTTTTACATACTCAACATTCGCCAGCATAACGCCTGCATTTCCGGCAATCATGCGGCCGGGTTCAAGGATGAGTTCGACATCAACGCCTTGTTTTACTTCACGAATCATTTGTGCGTATTTGGCTGGTGAGTCTGGGTTATCTTCAGGGGCGTAGGGTATGCCTAATCCGCCACCCAGATCCATACGTTTAATTTCTATACCTTGGGCACGCAATTCGCGCACTAATGCGACCACTTTTTCAAAAGCAATACGCATGGGTTCAATGTCCATAATTTGGCTACCAATATGAACATCCACACCGATTGGGTTAATGCCTTCCATAGCTGCAGCTTTAGCGTACATATCTGCGGCTTCGTGCCAAGCAATACCAAATTTGTGTTCTGCACCGCCCGTGGAGATGTTGGCATGGCCGCCAGCGTCTACGTGTGGGTTTACGCGAAAAGCGATCGGCGCGACTTTGCCCAGTCCGATCGCAATTTCATTGAGGCGCTCCATTTCAGGGAAGCTTTCAACATTGAATTGGTGAATGCCTGCATTTAACGCAGCTGTTAGCTCTGCGTGTGTTTTTCCGACACCTGAGAAAACGATTTTTTCTGCTGGAATGCCTGCGTGTAGCGCTTTGGCCAACTCTCCACCAGAGACGACATCCGCCCCAGCGCCAAGCTTGGCCAATGTGGCGATGACACCAATATTTCCACAAGCTTTCACAGAATAGGCGATAAGGTATTTTGACCCTTCAAAAGCCTCTGCAAGCACATTGTAGTGTCGCTCTAATGTTGCCGTTGAATAAACGTAAGTCGGGGTCCCAACTTGGTTGGCGATGTCATCCAATGGAACGCCTTCACATTGAAGACGGCCATTCACATAGTTGAAATGGTGCATTTAATTCGGTTTCATTTTGAAAATCCATGTGAATAGATGGGCTGTTTTTATTCACATGGATTGAAGATAATTGTGTTGTGGTTAGCCTTCAGGGCCGCCAAGAAGTTCATCATCTGGAATTTCTTCTTCGATGATTTCATCTTCAACGACAGGAGGCTGAGGTGGCGCTGCAACGGGTTCTGGATCATTGCGGAAGATTGGTTCAGGACGTTCCAAATCTCCGGGTAGGCCACACGCTGATAAAGATGCAAGGGCTGTCAGGCCCAGAATGATTTTCATTGGTCTCATAATAGGCGTTCCTTCCATGAAGCAATTTGCTCGCGTACACGCACCGGGGCTGTACCACCATAACTTTGACGGCTGGCGACAGAGGCGTCCACACTCAATATATCAAATACATCATTTGTGATGCGTGGTTCAATAGCTTGAAGCTCTTCAAGTGACAGATCCCACAATTGCACGCCTTTTTCTTCAGCTGCTTTCACGCTGGCACCCGTAATGTGGTGGGCTTCACGGAATGGGATATTCAAATCGCGCACCAGCCAGTCAGCAAGATCAGTGGCAGTTGAGAAACCGCCTGAAGCTGCCTTTGCTAGATTCTCTTTATTGAAGGTCATGGTTTCGATCATGCCTGTCATAGCTTGTAGAGATAGGTCTAGGCTATCAAAGGCTTCAAATGTGATCTGCTTGTCGTCTTGCATATCCTTGGAATAGGCAAGCGGCAGTCCTTTCATCAGGGTGAGCATCGCAATTAATGAGCCATTTGCACGGCCTGTTTTGGCGCGCACGAGTTCTGCTGCATCAGGATTGCGTTTTTGAGGCATGATGGATGATCCAGTTGACCAAGCATCAGACATACGCACGAAGGAGAAAGGGGAGGATGACCAGATGACCAATTCTTCGGCGAGGCGTGAGAGATGTTGGGCACAGATTGCAATGCTGGATAAGCTCTCAATCGCATAATCACGCGCTGATACGGCATCGAGTGAATTTGCCATTGGGTGATCAAATCCAAGGGCTTCTGCTGTCATTTCTCGGTCGATGTTAAATCCTGTACCTGCCAATGCAGCAGCACCGAGCGGACATTCATCCATGCGGTGGATCGCATCCGCAAAACGAGAAAAATCACGCGAGAACATTTCAACATAGGCCATTAAATGATGGCCAACTGTGACAGGTTGAGCAGTTTGTAAATGTGTGAAACCCGGCATAACCCAATCCACATGGGTTTCAGCTTGGCTTAATAAAGCTTTCATCAGGGTTTCGATCTGGTCTAGCCGCGCTGTACAAGAGGCTTTCACCCATAGCCGAAAATCGGTTGCAACCTGATCGTTTCTAGAACGGGCAGTATGCAAACGCCCCGCTGCGCCACCGATTAGTTTTTTTAAACGTGCTTCGATATTCATGTGAATATCTTCGAGTTCAACCGAAAAATGAAATTTATCGTGACGAATTTCATTTATGATTTTGTCGAGCCCTTCGACGATATCGTCGCAATCGACTTCGTTGATAATGCCTTGTTCACATAACATTTTGGCATGGGCGATAGAACCAGCTACATCTTCCTCGGCCAGACGTTTATCCACGTTGATCGATGCATTTATAGACGTCATGATTGAATCAGGCTTTGCGCTGAATCGTCCACCCCACATCTCTTGTCCTTTGGTGTCGGAGGGCGTATCTGAACTGTTCTTGTCTTGTTTACTAGTCATATCTGATCAAGTCTCGTCGTAACGTGTAGGAGTTTGCGTTCATGCCTAAAGCTATTACTCGATTTGGCATACCCGCAATGTTGATAGTGGGTGGATTATTTGTCGTTGTCGCATTGTTTTCAGCGAGTAACCAGCCAAAGACAGGTAGTTCAGGACTAAAACGTTATGCAAAAGGGGATTTGGCAAGTCTAGAATTGTCTGCTGGTAAAGCTGCACCAAGTGGTGAATTTGATAATGCAGAGGGTAAAGCCGTAAGTTTACAGGATTTCAACGGGGAAGTTGTTGTTCTAAATATCTGGTTTGAGGCTTGTCCACCTTGTGAAGAAGAGATGCCGTCTCTGGGCCGCCTGCAAGAGGCCGTTCAAGATGATGGTGTACGTGTTGTCGCTGTTGCGGTTGATCGTGAATACAATCGGGAAAATACACGCAAATCATTAGAGCAATGGACAAATGGTGTGTTGGATTTTTATTTCGACACGACCTACGGCATTGCCTATGATACGGGCGCAAAGGGTATGCCGACAACAATTATTTACAATAGAAACGGTGAGGAAGTCGCCCGCTTTTCGGGTGGTGCTGACTGGTCGAGTGAAAATGCGATTGCCTTGATAAAAGAAATCGCATCTACAAAATAGGCCGACAAAAAAAGTCAGTGAAATTGGAAATCTAAATAAACATCGTCACGGCTAGTTTATTTAGAAAGTCTGAGTGCTTTTGAAGCAAGCTCCTGAAACGTCTCATCCAGCTCGTTACCTTTAATATTATAGGCGTGACTGTCGCTTCCGGCACATTCTCTAAGTAAAGCAATCGCTGTACTGTCATAATATGAATGCAGGTCGAGCGCGATGGTAAAAAGCTCAACGTCTTTGCTGCGGATAACTTCACATGCATCCAGCATTAAACTGTTGAGATCGTTATTGCTAATTTCATCTTTGTTTATGCCTTTAGGGACTTCACAATCTTTGGTACTGCCGGTGTACCGTCCCCATTTATTGTAATGATTAGTATAGGTGCACCATCCATAATAGCTGTAACCTTCTGAGTTGGTTGCTGTGTTTTCACCATCAGTCAACATAATCATGATTTTACGTGACTTTGTTGAATGGAAGCTGTCTGGCTTAGTATCTGAATTATAACCAAAAAAATTGTTCCAGTTTGCCTGTTGTGAGAACATGCGATACCCCCACATGAGGCCGATATCGGCATGTGTGTTTCCGCTTGGGTTAAGCTGGTTGAGCTTTTTAATAATCTGTGGGCGGCTCTGAGACATAGCTAGCATAGGGCTTGGGCAGTCTGAGTTTGGGTCCCAGCCAGCGACTTTTCGGGCAGGCCATTTCATTTTGGATGGCGGAACGTCTGTGAGAGGCGTTACATTACCTGAACTGCTTATTTTGCGCTCGTCTTTTGTCGCAGTGATGCATCCAAGCCAGCCTGATGAGCCAAAATCATCGTCAATGTCGGAATCACTATAGCTTCCAAAGTCAGAAAAACCGGGTGGATATAAGTTCTCCGTAAAATCCTGAAAAGACGTAACTTGGTTGGTTCCATTTCCATAATTGGAATTGTGGATTGCGGGGCCAGGAGAGGCATCCCATGTGCCCGGTCTATCCATATTGATATTTACTGTTGCGTTCCAAGGTACAACACCAACCTGTACTGTGCGTTCGTAGACGGCATTGTCGAATACACTGTTTACAAAGTTAATTGAGGCTGTGCGAAGCTGCTTCATGCGGTTTTGAGAACTCATTGATCCTGAAGTATCGAGCACCAACACGATTTCTAATTTTCTGGAATCTCCAACTGTCGCTGCGGCAAGTGCTGGTAGTACAACATCGCTTTTGCCAAATAATCCACCAAAGATGAGTTTTATTTTGGTTGAAGCATTTCCGACAATTTCTCCGTCTTCCTTGAAGACTAATTGAATTTGGTTGTTTTCGAAATTGTTTGAAGAAGATAGAAGATTTGCGGTGAGATAATCAGAAGCGATTTTCTGAGAATCTTCCTGTCTCTTGGTTTCTTTGACTTGAACTGAGCTTGTTAAATATGCGCGGGCAGCTGCAAGAACGGCGGAATCTGTGGCTGCTTGAAGGTGCATTTTTGCACTATCCATACGCCGAAAATCTATGGTGAAGCCGATAATGAAAAGTATGACTGTGAGAAAAAGCGCAAACATAGGCGCGACACCCGCATTGGTCGCGTTTAGAAACTGCTTCAACGTTTTTTGAATTGAACGCACTTAAATATCACCTTTATACAGTCACCCACTGACTGGTAGTGATACTGTATAAACATTTCTATTTCTTTGCTTTTTGCGTATTCAACTTCGTACATATTGTTAGCGTGGGCTTAACTATACTGTTCAGAAATCGCCGTTTGTATTGATGTCATTCAATTTTTATAAGCAAGATTTGGAATATATCAAAAGTAGAAATGTTCTGTATATCGGGACAGAATTAGCGAGTTGGAATAGGAGTTTCGCCGCGGTAATCGTAGAAACCACGATTTGTTTTGCGGCCCAGCCAACCCGCTTCAACATATTTCACCAAGAGTGGGCAAGGACGATATTTCGTATCTGCAAGGCCATCATGTAAAACCTGCATTATGGACAAACATGTATCGAGACCAATGAA encodes the following:
- a CDS encoding TlpA family protein disulfide reductase; translated protein: MPKAITRFGIPAMLIVGGLFVVVALFSASNQPKTGSSGLKRYAKGDLASLELSAGKAAPSGEFDNAEGKAVSLQDFNGEVVVLNIWFEACPPCEEEMPSLGRLQEAVQDDGVRVVAVAVDREYNRENTRKSLEQWTNGVLDFYFDTTYGIAYDTGAKGMPTTIIYNRNGEEVARFSGGADWSSENAIALIKEIASTK
- a CDS encoding TadE/TadG family type IV pilus assembly protein, translated to MRSIQKTLKQFLNATNAGVAPMFALFLTVILFIIGFTIDFRRMDSAKMHLQAATDSAVLAAARAYLTSSVQVKETKRQEDSQKIASDYLTANLLSSSNNFENNQIQLVFKEDGEIVGNASTKIKLIFGGLFGKSDVVLPALAAATVGDSRKLEIVLVLDTSGSMSSQNRMKQLRTASINFVNSVFDNAVYERTVQVGVVPWNATVNINMDRPGTWDASPGPAIHNSNYGNGTNQVTSFQDFTENLYPPGFSDFGSYSDSDIDDDFGSSGWLGCITATKDERKISSSGNVTPLTDVPPSKMKWPARKVAGWDPNSDCPSPMLAMSQSRPQIIKKLNQLNPSGNTHADIGLMWGYRMFSQQANWNNFFGYNSDTKPDSFHSTKSRKIMIMLTDGENTATNSEGYSYYGWCTYTNHYNKWGRYTGSTKDCEVPKGINKDEISNNDLNSLMLDACEVIRSKDVELFTIALDLHSYYDSTAIALLRECAGSDSHAYNIKGNELDETFQELASKALRLSK
- the lptM gene encoding LPS translocon maturation chaperone LptM; amino-acid sequence: MRPMKIILGLTALASLSACGLPGDLERPEPIFRNDPEPVAAPPQPPVVEDEIIEEEIPDDELLGGPEG
- the lysA gene encoding diaminopimelate decarboxylase, which codes for MHHFNYVNGRLQCEGVPLDDIANQVGTPTYVYSTATLERHYNVLAEAFEGSKYLIAYSVKACGNIGVIATLAKLGAGADVVSGGELAKALHAGIPAEKIVFSGVGKTHAELTAALNAGIHQFNVESFPEMERLNEIAIGLGKVAPIAFRVNPHVDAGGHANISTGGAEHKFGIAWHEAADMYAKAAAMEGINPIGVDVHIGSQIMDIEPMRIAFEKVVALVRELRAQGIEIKRMDLGGGLGIPYAPEDNPDSPAKYAQMIREVKQGVDVELILEPGRMIAGNAGVMLANVEYVKERDGRTFVILDAGMNDLARPALYDSIHEVQPLIEPASDAPIAPVDLVGPVCETTDRFQKARPMHPLKQDDKIAFMSAGAYGAVLSSQYNARPLAAEVLVNGDSFSVIRPRPSYDDIIALEKQPDWLE
- a CDS encoding DUF4175 family protein, whose product is MIKSTHKRLNWLAYVSAFGGLAFILGLWLILSFTGALEAVSPKLRAAATLTTILICIGLAIRGIKNFSKPTQQDAFAEVDALSETRPASTLIDNPVRPHAQAAAMWAEHREKVLAEARNLPQPSLWKKAQAIDPLFLRFITPIALIASIVFAGNLTIPRLQNTFKADFGTLVGADNLIAQAWVTPPAYTGHAPFDVSANQTFSAPAGSEFTIRVETHGKPKLKLHYGKKTKSLPLKRGADGTYETKLKLDLQKEVTAEIHWWGKRAAYDISTNADQFPTITFDGYPKIDDNDRTAFGWSAQDDYGITDVSLIIRPAKPKAGEENFTDTIKLDLPGIEPQKAKNKAALNLTRHKWAGIPIIAFLRVSDAAGQKSDSREVAFTLPQKLFLQPMARAAMEVRSVVLREWQDYDVAPTANAEIMDNGQISPIPPSKLEKAPKEIKRAAIMLDSLTYKPDTYFNDRVIYLGLRQAKHIIASAESKPEADTSEGILWSVAMRAEYGTLADAARALEAARKALETALRDGASEEDIKRLMKAYKQAVQNYVDMRLAEALRRGIDPADLDGEAPNSMKLGGSDLEKMLKTLEELTETGATEQARQLLSDMSDLLEAMKNLQLSNSMSGDPLGSQQNPTSKELEKLAEELRDQRDLNDDTLQKQREQQNATPGESGQPSAPNGSGPSLEQRQKELAERHLNSPSPSNENGTGSENGSQSFGSNGEIEGMTGDYPMDEDGYRLTPKGDAVTAAKEAQRKAAQALSEGDLETAMRHQKDAEKALTRAATEMAAEADKARGEQGNGTDLNEAQDASDPLGRPTGNGLIGDGDEIKVPETMDRQRAYEILEELRERSSKQGLSDDEMDYLLRLLKRF
- the argH gene encoding argininosuccinate lyase, producing the protein MTSKQDKNSSDTPSDTKGQEMWGGRFSAKPDSIMTSINASINVDKRLAEEDVAGSIAHAKMLCEQGIINEVDCDDIVEGLDKIINEIRHDKFHFSVELEDIHMNIEARLKKLIGGAAGRLHTARSRNDQVATDFRLWVKASCTARLDQIETLMKALLSQAETHVDWVMPGFTHLQTAQPVTVGHHLMAYVEMFSRDFSRFADAIHRMDECPLGAAALAGTGFNIDREMTAEALGFDHPMANSLDAVSARDYAIESLSSIAICAQHLSRLAEELVIWSSSPFSFVRMSDAWSTGSSIMPQKRNPDAAELVRAKTGRANGSLIAMLTLMKGLPLAYSKDMQDDKQITFEAFDSLDLSLQAMTGMIETMTFNKENLAKAASGGFSTATDLADWLVRDLNIPFREAHHITGASVKAAEEKGVQLWDLSLEELQAIEPRITNDVFDILSVDASVASRQSYGGTAPVRVREQIASWKERLL